One segment of Prionailurus bengalensis isolate Pbe53 chromosome X, Fcat_Pben_1.1_paternal_pri, whole genome shotgun sequence DNA contains the following:
- the LOC122477454 gene encoding histone H2A-Bbd type 2/3-like, with product MPVRRSRRGSSSGQSRVRSRTARAELTFSVSHVERLLREGRYSQRLGASAPIFLAAVIQSLTAKVLELAGIEARNSGRRLITPDVVDMVVHNHPLLSAFFQSTIISQAVPGWN from the coding sequence ATGCCTGTGAGGAGGAGCCGTCGAGGGTCGTCCAGTGGCCAGAGCCGGGTCCGCTCCCGCACTGCCCGAGCCGAGTTGACGTTCTCCGTGAGCCACGTGGAGCGCCTCCTGCGGGAGGGCCGCTACTCGCAGCGCCTGGGCGCGTCCGCCCCGATCTTCCTAGCGGCCGTCATCCAGTCCCTGACGGCCAAGGTCCTGGAGCTGGCCGGCATCGAGGCCCGGAACAGCGGCAGGAGGCTCATCACCCCGGATGTCGTGGACATGGTGGTCCACAACCACCCGCTGCTCAGCGCCTTCTTCCAGTCCACCATCATCTCCCAGGCGGTCCCGGGCTGGAACTAG